In uncultured Fusobacterium sp., a single genomic region encodes these proteins:
- the rpmJ gene encoding 50S ribosomal protein L36, translating into MKVRVSVKPICDKCKVIKRHGKVRVICENPKHKQVQG; encoded by the coding sequence ATGAAAGTAAGAGTATCAGTTAAACCTATTTGTGACAAGTGCAAAGTTATCAAGAGACATGGAAAAGTTAGAGTTATATGTGAAAACCCTAAACATAAACAAGTTCAAGGATAA